The DNA segment GCTTCCTTGTTTTCTGGAGGAGTTTGTCGTAGGCTACATCGAAATAGTCGCATACCATCCGCTGGATGGTTTCGATGGTAATTTCTTTGCTGCTCGTTTTCACGAAATTGCGGAGTACTTTCTTTGCCAATTCGAGGTCGATTTCCCTCTTATTAAGCGAAGATTGTGCCAACAGGGAAATGAGGGCGCCTTCCAGTTCACGCACATTGCTGTTGATGTTGTACGCCAGGTACTTCACGACTTCCTTCGGCATTTCCACGCCGTCGTTCTTCATCTTCTTTTCCAGTATCTCGATACGGGTTTCGTAGTCGGGAAGCTGGAGGTCGGCACTGAGGCCCCAGCGGAAACGGCTCAGCAATCTTTCCTGCACCCCTTCCAGGTCTTTGGGTGCTTTATCGGAAGTAAGCACCAGTTGTTTACCGCTCTGGTGGAGGTGGTTGAAGATGGCGAAGAAAGCGTCCTGCGATTTTTCCGCGCGGTTGAAGAACTGCACGTCATCGATGATGAGTACGTCGATCAACTGGTAGAAATGGATGAAATCGTTGATGGCGTTGTTGCGGCTGTGGTCCACGAACTGGTTGATGAACTTTTCTGAACTCACGTACAGCACCACCTTATTGGGATGAATCTTCTTTACTTCATTGCCGATACTTTGGGCCAGGTGTGTTTTACCCAGACCAACGGCGCCATAAATCACCAATGGATTGAAGGAGTTCGCGCCAGGTTTTTCAGCCACGGTTTTACCGGCCCTGCGGGCCACCCTGTTGGAATCGCCTTCCACAAACGCATCGAAGGTGTAGATCGGATTCAGTTGCGGATCGATCTGCATCTTCTTGAGCCCCGGGATCACGAAGGGGTTCTTGACAGGGTTGTTTATAACGAGCGGAAAATCCATTTCATTGTTAGCGTAAGTTTTATACCCGTGCGCCGGAACGTCCATCGTCAACGGTTTGTTGCGGGTGTTGCCGCTGTCTACCATGATCCTGTATTCCAGTTGTGCTTCTTTACCCAATACCCTCCGCAAAGTCTTTGCCAACAAATTCACATAGTGCTCCTCCAAGTATTCATAGAAGAACTGGCTCGGTACCTGTATAACCAGGATCGATTCTTTTAAAGCAACCGGGCGGATAGGTTCGAACCATGTTTTGAAATGCTGCCACTCTACAATATCCCTGATTATTTCCAAACAATTGCTCCAAACTTTTACAAAGTCTTTATCCATTTAGAATTAAGCAGTTTTTTATATTGAGTAAAGAATATTCGGTGATTTTCTGTCCACTTTACGGATATCCACAGCTTACTAACAAGATATCGAAAATTTTAAGACAGGGGAGCGAAATTCCCGAAATTATGTTGAAAAAAAAATTTTTTATTCCCTTGGATTTTCTTCAACAGGAACAGTATGTGTATTCACCAGCCGTTTGCCCGAAATACGGCTGAAACTAAAGTCCAGCCTACCTAAAATCACTCCGCCCCACCCTACCTGGTTCACGATTACCTCGCCTCCAAACTTATTCACATATTTTTTTGGGGTGTTCATAAACGTATGGGTGTGTCCGCCTATAATCAGGTCAATATGAGCCGATTCTCTGGCCAAAACGGCATCACTTACTTTATTATATGCATATGTATCACCGAGGTGCGACAAACAGATCACGAGGTCGCACCTTTCTTTCTCTTTGAGGTGCGCCGCTATTTTATTAGCCTGTTGCAGGGGGTCCAGGTAAACGGTTCCACCGGTCAGGTTATCGGGCACCAACCCTTTCATTTCGATGCCCACGCCCAGCACACCTATCTTCAATGGCCCTTTCCTGAATATTTTATAAGGAAGGTATTGGTGCTGAAGTGGTGTTCCCTTAAAATCGTAGTTGCAGATAATAAGGGGGAAGTTTCCATGGGTGGAGAGTTGGTGGGCGAAGTTGTCTATGCCCAGGTCGAAGTCATGGTTGCCCATCGTGGTGGCGTCGTAGCCCATGGCGGCCATGGCTTTGAATTCCGTTTCTCCTTTAAAGAAATTGAAATAAGGGGTGCCCTGGAAAATATCCCCGGCATCCAGCAGCAACACATGTTCTTCGGTTTGCCTGATTTTGTTGATGATGGCGGCCCGGTTCGCGAGTCCACCCAGTCCCTGGTATTTACTGCCATCCATGGGGATGGGGTCAACCATACTGTGTACATCGTTCGTGTGCAGGATGGTGAGTTTTACCGTGCGGTCATCTTCCAGGAAAGATGGCAGGAAAGCGGATGCGGCGAGTTTGGCCCCGTTCCCGATAAAGGTTCTTCTAGTTTGCATGGGTTACACGATTTTGGAGCGTGGCGGTAATGGGTTTATTTTCCCTGCCATATCTTTCAAAATATTCCATCAGCGCGTCGCGCATCATCAGGCCGATGTTTTTAACGGGCACATCGAGTACCGGCATCCGATCGCCGCCGCCGGCCACATAATCGGAATTGGCGATAGTATACAACTGATCGCCGCGGAGCGGAACACCATTCACCTTTATATCGGTAGCCTTCCTGTCGCGGATCACATAACTGATGCCCGATACGGGCCATCCGCCATAACCGGCCATTACATCAAGGTAGGCCTTCAGCGTATCGCCGGGCATGGTTTGCAGGAGCATCAGGTTGTTGAAAGGCATCATCTGGAACACTTTTCCGCGGGTGAGCGGGCCGGGCATCACCGTAGTGGTTCTTATGCCCCCGAAGTTCAGGATGGCCGCATCCACGTTGACGTTGAATTTTTCCCTGGCCATCACCAGGAGCGCATCCGTCATCACATTACCCAGGGTGCCTTCCGGCTGCTGCTTCTCCAATTGGGTACCCACCTGGGCGATCACCTGATCCATACTTCTTTTCACACTATCGGCATAAGGCTTCAGCAAGGCCTGCATTCCCGCGTCCGCGGGCAGGGAGTCGGCGGTGCGGTAATAATTGTAATGAAGCGCCGTGGTGTTATAGCGCTGTGAGCAGCCCAGCAGCAGCAGGATGGGCACCAGGCGCCAAAGGGAAAGTTTTATCATGTGTACCGACTGTTTACTGCAAAGATGAAGCCTTTTTCCACTACTTTTGTACGCTTTAACCCGGATACAATATTATTTTTCCCGCTTCAAAAAATCACTAATATGAGTTATGAACTGAATGGCAAACTGGTGGCGGTGTACGATACCGTGCAACGATCCGAAACTTTCCGTACCCGCGAATTCGTGGTGGAGAAATCCGAGCAGATCAACGGACGCACCATCACCAATTACGTTAAATTTCAATGTGTACAGGACAAAACCAGTTTACCCGACCGTTTTAAAGTGGGCGATGAAGTGAAAGTATTCTTTAACCTGAAAGGCTCCCGCTGGGAAAAGAACGGCCAGGTAAATTATATCACCAACCTCGACGCCTGGAGAATGGAACAATTGCAGATGGGTGGCGGACAGGCACCTTCCGCGGAGTTTTATCCGGATGCGCCGCCGGCCGGAGATGAGAATGATCTGCCGTTTTAAGCACGCAGTTTTTTTTGTTTCCCGCAATTGCTTTGTGCTGCGCACGGCGCAACGCAAAGGAGCAGAGACGCAAGGAGCTGTTGGAGTGCAGGTTGGTTTGTGAAGATTGAATCAGCAAAGTTGATACTTGTCAGTTTCATTGAGCAATTACATAT comes from the Parasegetibacter sp. NRK P23 genome and includes:
- the dnaA gene encoding chromosomal replication initiator protein DnaA; protein product: MDKDFVKVWSNCLEIIRDIVEWQHFKTWFEPIRPVALKESILVIQVPSQFFYEYLEEHYVNLLAKTLRRVLGKEAQLEYRIMVDSGNTRNKPLTMDVPAHGYKTYANNEMDFPLVINNPVKNPFVIPGLKKMQIDPQLNPIYTFDAFVEGDSNRVARRAGKTVAEKPGANSFNPLVIYGAVGLGKTHLAQSIGNEVKKIHPNKVVLYVSSEKFINQFVDHSRNNAINDFIHFYQLIDVLIIDDVQFFNRAEKSQDAFFAIFNHLHQSGKQLVLTSDKAPKDLEGVQERLLSRFRWGLSADLQLPDYETRIEILEKKMKNDGVEMPKEVVKYLAYNINSNVRELEGALISLLAQSSLNKREIDLELAKKVLRNFVKTSSKEITIETIQRMVCDYFDVAYDKLLQKTRKREVVQARQITMYLAKAFTKNSLKTIGEHFGGRDHTTVIHSCQTVKDLMDTDHLFRENVMELQQKVQLAAM
- a CDS encoding bifunctional UDP-sugar hydrolase/5'-nucleotidase — translated: MQTRRTFIGNGAKLAASAFLPSFLEDDRTVKLTILHTNDVHSMVDPIPMDGSKYQGLGGLANRAAIINKIRQTEEHVLLLDAGDIFQGTPYFNFFKGETEFKAMAAMGYDATTMGNHDFDLGIDNFAHQLSTHGNFPLIICNYDFKGTPLQHQYLPYKIFRKGPLKIGVLGVGIEMKGLVPDNLTGGTVYLDPLQQANKIAAHLKEKERCDLVICLSHLGDTYAYNKVSDAVLARESAHIDLIIGGHTHTFMNTPKKYVNKFGGEVIVNQVGWGGVILGRLDFSFSRISGKRLVNTHTVPVEENPRE
- a CDS encoding 5'-nucleotidase C-terminal domain-containing protein; amino-acid sequence: MIKLSLWRLVPILLLLGCSQRYNTTALHYNYYRTADSLPADAGMQALLKPYADSVKRSMDQVIAQVGTQLEKQQPEGTLGNVMTDALLVMAREKFNVNVDAAILNFGGIRTTTVMPGPLTRGKVFQMMPFNNLMLLQTMPGDTLKAYLDVMAGYGGWPVSGISYVIRDRKATDIKVNGVPLRGDQLYTIANSDYVAGGGDRMPVLDVPVKNIGLMMRDALMEYFERYGRENKPITATLQNRVTHAN
- a CDS encoding DUF3127 domain-containing protein: MSYELNGKLVAVYDTVQRSETFRTREFVVEKSEQINGRTITNYVKFQCVQDKTSLPDRFKVGDEVKVFFNLKGSRWEKNGQVNYITNLDAWRMEQLQMGGGQAPSAEFYPDAPPAGDENDLPF